Proteins encoded by one window of Gordonia jinghuaiqii:
- a CDS encoding CsbD family protein produces MGTTDDAQNKAEELKGRGKEAAGSLTNDDDLKNEGKGDQAQAKGKQKVADAADAVKGTVDNVKNKLTGH; encoded by the coding sequence ATGGGAACCACTGACGACGCACAGAACAAGGCCGAAGAGCTGAAGGGCCGCGGCAAGGAAGCCGCAGGCAGCCTCACCAACGACGACGACCTCAAGAACGAGGGCAAGGGTGACCAGGCTCAGGCCAAGGGCAAGCAGAAGGTCGCCGACGCCGCCGACGCCGTCAAGGGCACGGTCGACAACGTCAAGAACAAACTGACCGGGCACTGA
- a CDS encoding class I adenylate-forming enzyme family protein has product MTSTYFAWDLTHRASAPCVRDDATTLDYAAFAGRVEAVAEQLDTLGVRPGEVVATFLPNRVELLITLMAAWRLGAIATPVNPAFTPDEAEYQLDDSGARIVVGVTAGGTEQNRDFLSVDDLATTPGDHWTAPPPPAAGDDALLIYTSGSTGRPKGVRLTHNNLHYMGSAMVQRFSLTEDDHALLVLPLFHVNAICVSFLAPILAGGQLSITGKFSPGRFLDDVTRLRPTYFSAVPTIYAILVSQPGLNPEAVASLRFAICGAAPISKELLDRAESAFAIPIVEGYGLTEGTCASACNPVDGVRKLGTVGPALPGQRIAIVDAEGAELPMGEVGEVVISGPNVMRGYLNRPEATASTIVDGRLHTGDVGRLDEDGYLTLVDRIKDMIIRGGENIYPKEIENALATHPDVLECAVVGAPDELYGELPVAFVVSYPDRAVTADDLAGHLAGRLAKIKLPSVIHVVDELPRNPVGKIDKPSLRSGLRSPQPI; this is encoded by the coding sequence GTGACCAGCACGTACTTCGCCTGGGATCTGACCCACCGCGCATCCGCACCGTGTGTGCGCGACGACGCGACCACTCTCGACTACGCCGCATTCGCCGGGCGCGTCGAAGCCGTGGCCGAGCAGCTCGACACCCTCGGGGTCCGCCCCGGTGAGGTGGTGGCGACCTTCCTGCCCAACCGCGTGGAACTGCTGATCACGCTCATGGCCGCCTGGCGGCTCGGCGCGATCGCCACACCGGTCAACCCGGCATTCACCCCCGACGAAGCCGAGTACCAGCTCGACGACTCGGGCGCCCGGATCGTCGTCGGCGTCACTGCCGGTGGCACGGAACAGAATCGGGATTTCCTCTCGGTCGACGACCTTGCGACCACACCCGGGGATCACTGGACTGCACCACCGCCGCCGGCTGCCGGCGACGACGCTCTTCTCATCTACACCTCGGGCTCCACCGGCCGCCCCAAGGGTGTCCGGCTGACCCACAACAACCTCCACTACATGGGATCGGCCATGGTTCAGCGCTTTTCGCTCACCGAGGACGATCACGCACTTCTGGTGCTGCCGCTGTTCCATGTGAACGCGATCTGTGTCAGCTTCCTCGCTCCGATCCTCGCCGGTGGTCAGCTGAGCATCACCGGCAAGTTCTCTCCCGGCCGCTTTCTCGACGACGTGACCCGACTGCGACCCACCTACTTCTCGGCGGTGCCGACCATCTACGCGATCCTGGTCTCGCAACCCGGGCTGAATCCGGAAGCGGTTGCGTCCCTGCGCTTTGCGATCTGCGGCGCGGCGCCCATCTCCAAAGAGCTGCTCGACCGCGCCGAATCCGCCTTCGCCATCCCGATCGTCGAGGGATACGGACTCACCGAGGGCACCTGCGCGTCGGCCTGCAACCCGGTGGACGGGGTGCGCAAACTCGGCACTGTCGGACCCGCGCTTCCCGGACAGCGCATCGCCATCGTCGACGCCGAGGGCGCCGAACTTCCCATGGGCGAGGTCGGTGAGGTGGTGATCAGCGGCCCGAATGTCATGCGCGGCTATCTCAATCGGCCCGAGGCCACCGCGTCGACCATCGTCGACGGACGCCTGCACACCGGCGACGTCGGACGTCTCGACGAGGACGGCTACCTCACTCTCGTCGACCGCATCAAGGACATGATCATCCGCGGTGGGGAGAACATCTATCCCAAGGAGATCGAGAACGCCCTGGCCACCCACCCCGATGTCCTCGAATGCGCGGTCGTCGGCGCGCCCGACGAACTCTACGGGGAGCTGCCCGTCGCCTTCGTCGTCTCCTACCCGGACCGGGCGGTCACCGCGGACGATCTGGCCGGTCATCTCGCCGGCAGACTGGCGAAGATCAAGCTGCCCAGCGTCATCCACGTCGTCGACGAGCTGCCCCGCAACCCGGTCGGCAAGATCGACAAACCGTCCCTGAGATCGGGATTACGCAGCCCGCAACCGATCTGA